The proteins below are encoded in one region of Treponema primitia ZAS-1:
- a CDS encoding galactokinase: MTGKVLLEAIQTAKAAGIFEDLYGPGQAETARRRYAGLIEGILPEAQGEDLRVFTAAGRTELGGNHTDHNRGKVLAASIQLDSVAIVARRQDKKVFFRSTGYPDVSVNLAKADGTSDLASKPEERGSTESLVRGIAAELTRRGVDVGGFSANAASTVLPGSGLSSSAAVEVLFGRIFDSLYDGGKRSALELAQIGQIAENTYFGKPCGLMDQTACASGGAVAIDFEDPPHPKVKQINFDLASAGYALCVVDTHGSHADLTPDYAAIPAEMKAVAGFFGKEVLRELTLEQVLAKAPEIRKAAGDRSLLRAIHFFSENRRVDAMLAALEKRAIIDFLDLVNRSGDSSWELLQNIYSPKHPEEQGVSTALALTRNFIETEAAGLGACRVHGGGFAGAIQVYIPLDRMDAYKLKMEAVFGANSVTVLRIRSTGAAELCF, translated from the coding sequence ATGACCGGGAAAGTACTGCTTGAAGCTATTCAAACCGCCAAAGCTGCGGGTATTTTTGAGGATCTCTATGGCCCGGGCCAGGCGGAAACCGCACGGCGCCGTTATGCTGGTCTTATCGAAGGGATACTTCCGGAAGCCCAGGGGGAGGATCTTAGGGTTTTTACCGCCGCCGGCCGTACCGAGCTGGGGGGCAATCATACGGATCACAACCGGGGAAAGGTGCTGGCCGCTTCCATACAGCTGGATTCGGTGGCTATTGTGGCGAGGCGGCAGGATAAAAAGGTTTTCTTCCGCTCCACAGGCTACCCCGATGTGTCGGTGAATCTGGCAAAGGCCGATGGTACGTCAGACCTGGCAAGCAAGCCGGAAGAAAGGGGAAGTACCGAATCCCTGGTCCGGGGTATCGCGGCGGAATTAACCCGGAGGGGGGTGGATGTTGGGGGCTTTAGCGCCAATGCCGCATCCACGGTATTGCCCGGTTCGGGGCTCTCATCCTCCGCAGCGGTGGAGGTTCTCTTTGGACGCATTTTTGACAGCCTCTATGACGGGGGAAAACGATCCGCCCTGGAACTGGCCCAGATTGGGCAGATAGCGGAAAACACCTATTTTGGAAAACCCTGCGGTCTCATGGACCAGACTGCCTGCGCCTCCGGCGGGGCGGTGGCCATCGACTTTGAGGATCCTCCCCATCCAAAGGTAAAACAGATAAACTTCGATCTCGCTTCTGCGGGGTACGCCCTCTGTGTGGTGGATACCCACGGCAGCCACGCGGACCTGACCCCGGATTACGCCGCTATTCCTGCGGAAATGAAGGCCGTAGCGGGATTCTTCGGCAAGGAGGTCCTGCGGGAACTTACGTTGGAGCAGGTCCTGGCCAAGGCCCCGGAAATCCGGAAGGCCGCCGGTGATCGATCCCTGCTGCGGGCTATACACTTCTTCAGCGAAAACCGGCGGGTGGATGCCATGCTTGCCGCCCTGGAAAAACGGGCCATCATCGATTTCCTGGATCTGGTCAACCGGTCCGGGGACTCCTCCTGGGAACTGCTGCAGAATATCTACTCCCCCAAACATCCTGAAGAACAGGGTGTCTCCACAGCCCTGGCTTTAACCCGGAACTTTATTGAAACCGAAGCCGCGGGATTAGGCGCCTGCCGGGTCCATGGGGGTGGTTTTGCGGGGGCCATCCAGGTTTATATCCCCCTGGACCGTATGGATGCATACAAATTGAAAATGGAAGCTGTTTTTGGCGCCAATTCGGTTACGGTTCTCCGGATCCGATCCACAGGCGCCGCAGAACTGTGCTTCTAA
- a CDS encoding DeoR/GlpR family DNA-binding transcription regulator, translating to MISELSEREKTILGKLSENGAVTVTALAQDLGLSEVTIRGDLKELEDKGWLNRTRGGAAPAIHRDIMERQRERPEQKNAIAKAAAALVQDGDVIMIEAGTTTALIARYLMGKRDIHIVTNSTLVFSYARMNPNLQITMTGGEFRRPTESLVGPIALQTIARLNVRLAFVGTDGFTLERGITTHLMEGAEIVKAMKAHAETTVLVADSSKYGKLGFSTVLPLSDLDLIITDDGLGDGATRDLAEAGIAVRREPSGIKNLELPVRN from the coding sequence GTGATATCCGAATTAAGCGAAAGGGAAAAGACAATACTCGGGAAGCTTTCGGAAAACGGCGCCGTGACGGTGACCGCGCTGGCCCAGGATCTTGGCCTATCCGAGGTGACCATACGGGGAGACCTGAAGGAGCTGGAGGACAAGGGCTGGCTCAACCGGACCCGGGGCGGGGCTGCGCCGGCAATACACCGGGATATCATGGAGCGGCAGCGGGAGCGGCCGGAGCAGAAAAACGCCATAGCCAAAGCCGCAGCCGCCCTGGTACAGGACGGGGATGTGATCATGATTGAGGCGGGGACAACCACCGCCCTGATTGCCCGGTATCTGATGGGAAAACGGGACATTCATATCGTGACCAACTCAACCCTGGTTTTTTCCTATGCCCGGATGAATCCTAATCTCCAGATTACCATGACCGGCGGCGAATTCCGGCGGCCCACGGAATCCCTGGTGGGGCCCATTGCCCTCCAAACTATTGCCCGGCTGAACGTACGGCTTGCCTTTGTGGGAACCGACGGCTTCACCCTGGAACGGGGGATCACCACCCACCTGATGGAGGGGGCGGAGATCGTTAAGGCCATGAAGGCCCATGCGGAAACCACGGTGCTGGTGGCGGATTCCAGTAAATACGGGAAACTCGGCTTCTCAACCGTACTGCCCCTGTCGGACTTGGACCTCATCATCACCGATGACGGGCTTGGTGATGGGGCGACACGGGATTTGGCCGAAGCAGGGATTGCGGTTCGGCGCGAGCCCTCGGGAATAAAAAACTTAGAATTACCGGTGAGAAATTAA
- a CDS encoding vWA domain-containing protein, with protein MRLKSMVLTGIIVLLGIAQASGQDLSVNIEDLRIEQRVDGGFHLFIRKKPGINSVLLTESTKDPSLNEDNYAYRAAAWNPINGDEPRILNGVPIPRETGIWSIVDSSPEPDSQFGQAFRLYIPYLLYYGYESTRHGEVYVVDGTYLNIRAFALPYGDYRDRFRDNPFVVRVTQQPLAGPPEGNYMKDTVDSFAEIVDGRGELVYSKGPDDLVEKIGEILEDEKGKKVDLVICLDTTGSMRDDIDSIRELLIPRLEELIAEFDGFRIGMVLYKDYNELYLTQVVPFTDDFGKFRTALNAIRVGGGRDIPEAVHEALYEGSIKFPWDAETKMIILIGDAPPHPRQRGKISKDMVIKAMDDRGLKLNAIILPQ; from the coding sequence ATGCGTCTTAAGAGTATGGTGCTTACGGGGATTATTGTTCTTCTTGGAATAGCCCAGGCCTCCGGGCAGGATCTGTCCGTAAATATTGAGGATCTGCGGATCGAACAGCGGGTGGACGGCGGATTCCATCTATTTATACGAAAGAAACCCGGTATTAATTCGGTTCTGCTAACCGAATCTACCAAAGACCCTTCCCTTAATGAAGACAATTACGCCTACCGCGCCGCAGCATGGAACCCCATAAACGGTGACGAGCCCCGCATACTGAACGGCGTCCCCATACCCCGGGAAACCGGAATCTGGTCTATTGTCGATTCAAGCCCGGAGCCGGACTCCCAGTTTGGCCAGGCTTTCCGGCTCTATATCCCCTACCTTCTCTATTATGGTTATGAATCGACCCGTCATGGGGAGGTCTATGTAGTGGACGGTACCTACCTTAATATACGCGCCTTTGCCCTGCCCTACGGTGATTACCGGGATCGCTTTCGGGACAATCCCTTTGTGGTGCGGGTTACCCAGCAGCCCCTGGCCGGCCCCCCGGAGGGGAACTATATGAAGGATACGGTGGATTCCTTTGCGGAAATCGTTGACGGCAGGGGAGAACTTGTCTATTCAAAGGGTCCGGATGACTTGGTGGAGAAGATTGGAGAAATCCTGGAAGATGAAAAGGGCAAAAAGGTGGATCTGGTCATCTGTCTGGACACCACGGGAAGTATGCGGGACGATATCGATTCTATTCGGGAACTCCTCATCCCCCGGCTGGAGGAACTCATTGCCGAATTTGACGGATTCCGGATCGGTATGGTTCTTTACAAGGATTATAATGAATTATACCTCACCCAGGTCGTCCCCTTTACCGATGATTTCGGGAAATTCCGGACCGCCCTAAACGCCATCCGGGTTGGGGGCGGCCGGGATATTCCCGAAGCGGTCCACGAGGCGCTCTACGAAGGGTCGATTAAATTCCCCTGGGATGCGGAAACAAAAATGATAATCCTCATTGGCGACGCGCCCCCCCATCCACGGCAGCGGGGTAAGATCTCTAAGGACATGGTGATTAAGGCCATGGATGATAGGGGTCTAAAGCTCAACGCAATTATTCTACCCCAGTAA
- a CDS encoding GDSL-type esterase/lipase family protein, producing MKHILCFGDSNSWGWDAESYDLSTGIAKRMPYEVRWPGLAQKLLGSEYHIIENTLNARTLMWEDPYQPHRLGLASLEETLDANAPLDLVILQLGANELKQMFNLSARKISRGLDKLVLTAQQEYYGYPVPQVLVIAPAPVSPDIGKYIFGHEFGPQAYEKSLEFSCLYKQIAASRGCAFIDCAPLKFTLNPRDGLHYSREDHTKLGSAVADKIRELLG from the coding sequence ATGAAACACATACTCTGTTTTGGAGATTCAAATTCCTGGGGCTGGGACGCCGAGTCCTACGATCTGTCAACCGGTATCGCTAAACGTATGCCCTACGAGGTCCGTTGGCCAGGGCTGGCGCAGAAACTTCTTGGAAGTGAATACCACATCATCGAAAATACCCTGAACGCCCGTACCTTGATGTGGGAAGACCCCTACCAGCCCCATAGGCTCGGCCTTGCAAGTTTGGAGGAGACCCTGGACGCAAATGCGCCTCTGGATCTGGTGATACTACAGCTTGGGGCAAATGAACTGAAACAGATGTTTAACCTGAGCGCCCGGAAGATAAGCCGGGGACTTGATAAACTTGTCCTCACCGCTCAGCAGGAATACTATGGTTATCCGGTACCCCAGGTCCTGGTGATAGCCCCCGCTCCGGTAAGTCCCGATATAGGCAAATATATATTCGGTCACGAGTTTGGCCCCCAGGCATACGAAAAAAGCCTGGAATTCTCCTGTCTTTACAAACAGATAGCGGCATCCCGGGGCTGCGCCTTTATCGATTGCGCCCCCCTCAAGTTTACCCTGAACCCCCGGGATGGCCTCCACTATAGCCGGGAGGATCACACCAAACTGGGCAGCGCCGTGGCGGACAAAATCCGGGAGTTACTGGGGTAG